From Homalodisca vitripennis isolate AUS2020 chromosome 1, UT_GWSS_2.1, whole genome shotgun sequence, the proteins below share one genomic window:
- the LOC124358243 gene encoding sperm flagellar protein 2-like produces MQNDLELEVLPTNILEMLYKDQEIYKEFIYDSFDITTIKKLARMILNDDGIEATNSIDLFGEEFLNKLTKGKQKDQKRKKSLPSKKQKLGNNDKKKGRKSKNISEPLETNVEDITKTNEEVTNLENMDIKTETTTEFDLQSKAINPGEQDWQYISLPINNQIAVLLATEWENIENCYINNLLDIFFENRMISLRLVPYSTYVQEEVKTVMNKDDLKQNVVDVFQNYYNNIERHLRELPDVKNQLHCKVLEMQQNLWQLADDKKEETESKRQEVIFQNWLVTQLCMLINNYLSFVQTELTRSIETMKLINDYYLSMLNRDLPSNINLQTLNLDITKLTEEALLLVQDESAISLNLRNNSLFSSSSYSQNTKENKNNFVAQSLINCSENEDVLKLLRVHINQEILKAMNILTSTSTIFYNQIKMEENLLVSANKKLAKEKQSTKSKNTPKQSSEKKMKMSTISKLNGKDEFNKSGVEGELLLLEWRFVIDTEIKRFNFRMDLIETRANEDIMEFYCYLESVFCDLHSLILSRYSTEIQNINDLCEYIKFAIEEEITLNLPIVLSRKSFFINIVKGLKAELVPEVKELYEVSSDFSFTINQLKLLLHIFKIAGPNGIIRKQPFCYIIQDLMLFNTGDHQPHLPKMWNKLSESELIFLIDQMFGSEFAIDWRDFIIYNLDIDYPSICDILSLREQFSLFDPDNTEVVSLERFATVKLWFENHLPGSPHEGLRIMLIKQLLVDMFRVDDNNINYTALLLYFCKDYDPKLGLKKALSLSLGKNVIISTEEVKELLKNEEEIKDAVHSILSNIIASIILNREGVVINEISDTESETNVSFNELNENYIISSPLSSIVSSDKSSTQSNLSKDEAESAKNSSVLPMFFNSKQVEDERSWTSRIPVSTVISVFNASFLNQDKTYSLRNIYLHCLEDEADDDHMIEAPMLVNLRCIQKIFALTNKFKISLPKKIFELLNKTEF; encoded by the coding sequence ATGCAAAATGATCTGGAATTGGAAGTTTTACCaacaaacattttagaaatgttGTATAAGGACCAAGAAATTTATAAAGAGTTTATTTATGATTCTTTTGATATAACAACTATAAAGAAACTGGCGAGAATGATACTTAACGACGATGGTATCGAAGCTACTAATTCAATTGATTTGTTTGGAGAGGAATTTCTGAATAAATTGACAAAAGGTAAACAAAAAGATCAGAAGAGAAAGAAATCTTTACCAAGCAAGAAACAAAAATTAGGAAACAATGACAAGAAAAAGggtagaaaaagtaaaaatatcagtgAGCCGTTAGAAACAAATGTTGAAGATATTACTAAAACTAATGAAGAAGTTACCAATTTGGAAAATATGGATATAAAAACTGAGACCACAACTGAATTTGATTTGCAGTCAAAAGCCATAAATCCTGGAGAACAAGACTGGCAATACATTTCACTACCCATTAACAATCAAATAGCAGTGTTGCTTGCGACAGAGtgggaaaatattgaaaattgctatataaacaatttgttaGACATTTTTTTTGAAAACCGTATGATTAGTTTACGTCTTGTTCCATATTCAACTTATGTCCAAGAGGAAGTGAAAACAGTTATGAACAAAGATGACTTAAAACAAAATGTGGTAGatgtttttcaaaactattataacaATATAGAAAGACACTTGCGTGAACTACCTGATGTGAAAAACCAACTGCATTGTAAGGTACTTGAAATGCAACAAAACCTCTGGCAACTAGCTGATGACAAGAAAGAAGAGACAGAGAGTAAAAGACAGGAAGTGATATTTCAAAACTGGTTAGTTACTCAGTTGTGCATGTTAATAAATAACTACTTATCCTTTGTTCAAACAGAACTAACCAGATCAATAGAGACTATGAAACTAATTAATGACTATTATCTTAGCATGCTTAATAGAGATCTCCCATCTAATATTAAtttgcaaacattaaatttagatattaCTAAACTTACAGAAGAAGCATTGTTACTTGTTCAGGATGAGTCGGCGATAAGTTTAAACTTGAGGAATAATAGTCTCTTTTCATCAAGTAGTTATAGTCagaatacaaaagaaaacaaaaacaattttgtggCCCAAAGCTTGATCAACTGTTCCGAGAACGAGGACGTTCTAAAACTGCTCAGGGTTCATATAAACCAAGAAATTCTTAAAGCAATGAATATTCTTACTTCcacttcaacaatattttacaatcaaataaaaatggaAGAAAATTTATTGGTGTCTGCTAATAAAAAGCTTGCAAAAGAGAAACAATCAACAAAATCAAAGAACACACCAAAGCAGAGTTctgaaaagaaaatgaaaatgagtACAATCTCAAAACTCAATGGTAAAGATGAGTTTAACAAATCAGGTGTAGAGGGCGAGTTGTTGTTATTGGAATGGAGATTTGTAATAGATacagaaataaaaagatttaattttcgTATGGACTTGATTGAGACTAGAGCCAATGAAGATATAATGGAATTTTACTGCTATCTTGAATCTGTTTTTTGTGATTTACACAGTTTAATTCTATCAAGATATTCAACAGAAATTCAAAACATCAATGATTTGTGTGAATATATAAAGTTTGCTATTGAAGAAGAGATAACATTAAATCTACCTATAGTTTTGAGTAGAAAAAGCTTTTTCATAAACATAGTTAAAGGATTAAAGGCAGAGTTGGTTCCTGAAGTAAAAGAACTCTATGAAGTATCAAGcgattttagttttacaataaatcaGTTAAAACTGTtgctacatatatttaaaattgcaggTCCCAATGGTATCATTAGAAAACAACCATTTTGTTACATTATTCAAgatttaatgttgtttaatacCGGGGACCATCAGCCACATTTGCCAAAAATGTGGAACAAGCTTAGTGAATCTGAACTGATATTTTTGATTGATCAAATGTTTGGGTCAGAGTTTGCAATAGATTGGAGAGATTTCATCATTTATAATCTGGACATAGATTATCCCAGTATTTGTGATATTTTGTCTTTGAGGGAACAGTTCTCACTGTTTGATCCTGATAACACAGAAGTTGTTTCATTAGAGAGATTTGCAACAGTTAAACTTTGGTTTGAAAACCATTTACCTGGTTCCCCCCATGAAGGTCTAcgtattatgttaataaaacaactGCTGGTTGATATGTTCCGAGTGGATGATAACAACATTAATTATACAGCTTTACTCCTGTATTTTTGTAAAGACTATGATCCAAAACTTGGATTAAAAAAAGCTCTCAGTTTATCTTTGGGGAAAAATGTCATTATTTCTACAGAAGAAGTTAAAGAGTTATTAAAAAATGAGGAAGAAATAAAGGATGCGGTTCAtagtattttatcaaatataatagcAAGTATCATTCTCAATAGAGAAGGTgttgtaataaatgaaatatcGGACACAGAATCTGAAACAAATGtaagttttaatgaattaaatgaaaactaCATAATAAGTTCCCCACTAAGCTCTATAGTAAGCAGTGATAAAAGCAGTACACaatcaaatttatcaaaagaTGAAGCTGAAAGTGCAAAGAATTCATCGGTGCTGCCAATGTTTTTCAATAGCAAGCAAGTGGAAGATGAAAGATCATGGACATCCAGAATTCCAGTTTCTACAGTAATTAGTGTATTTAATGCTTCTTTTCTCAATCAAGACAAAACTTATTCACTAAGGAATATTTATCTCCACTGTTTAGAAGATGAAGCTGATGATGACCATATGATTGAAGCTCCAATGTTAGTAAATTTAAgatgtatacaaaaaatatttgcattaacaaacaagtttaaaatatcattacccaaaaaaatatttgagcttctgaataaaactgaattttga